A window from Mangifera indica cultivar Alphonso chromosome 2, CATAS_Mindica_2.1, whole genome shotgun sequence encodes these proteins:
- the LOC123200899 gene encoding NADH dehydrogenase [ubiquinone] iron-sulfur protein 6, mitochondrial-like: MSMASSLFKALIGSSNRPLKARNLSSVSAVISNHTAKWMQDVSKKSPMELINEVPPIKVEGRIVACEGDTNPALGHPIEFICLDLKEPAVCKYCGLRYVQDHHH; this comes from the exons ATGTCAATGGCTTCGTCTCTGTTCAAAGCCCTAATCGGATCGTCTAATCGTCCATTAAAGGCTAGAAATCTGAGTTCAGTCAGCGCTGTCATCAGCAACCATACCGCTAAATGGATGCAG GATGTTAGCAAGAAATCACCAATGGAGTTGATCAATGAAGTTCCACCAATTAAGGTGGAAGGCAGGATTGTAGCATGTGAAGGAG ATACCAACCCGGCACTTGGGCACCCAATCGAGTTCATATGCCTTGACCTAAAGGAGCCGGCTGTTTGCAAATATTGTGGTCTACGCTATGTTCAAGATCACCATCACTAG